In Spirochaeta thermophila DSM 6578, the following proteins share a genomic window:
- a CDS encoding IS256 family transposase: protein MKRGNTRTLIETQYTLSDLMKQVEDQLREEVRHTYKTYLEHLLETLREEAVGRPRYARGEPEKGQYYRYGYRKWKTVQTPWGPIEDVRVPRIRTGGGKEVKLVAYEQRLVALAEQLLLGYVGGMSARTWAILLRELGIGEAHPQTLLRLIKRLREEKEQWRRRPLGGVKALVLDGVWAKRRGRGQKKLVVLSAVGVKEDGSHELLDWVVAEQEDRASYERLLTGLYERGLEEVELVVADEAEGIWQAVETVYPEAKKQICLWHLQGTLEQKLLQDMGERKGKNADLQKERRAFRAEYWKLFEAGGKEDAARALEAFVKKWAAKAPRMTASLLWRKERLFSYLELPYEWKEKVRTSNLAENMFRHMRSFLRRYPGYMSHAHADEVVGLYVVGMQVIQEVGRRTPYQLQLNFNTPP, encoded by the coding sequence ATGAAGCGTGGTAACACACGCACACTGATTGAGACACAGTATACCCTCTCTGATCTGATGAAACAAGTGGAAGACCAGCTACGGGAGGAGGTGCGCCACACCTACAAGACGTACCTGGAACACCTCCTTGAGACGCTGAGAGAGGAGGCAGTAGGACGACCACGATATGCACGAGGGGAGCCTGAGAAAGGGCAGTACTACCGGTACGGCTACAGGAAATGGAAGACCGTGCAGACCCCCTGGGGGCCGATCGAGGATGTACGCGTGCCCCGCATCCGCACCGGCGGGGGGAAGGAGGTGAAGCTGGTCGCCTATGAGCAGAGGCTCGTGGCCCTCGCCGAGCAGCTCCTTCTCGGGTATGTGGGAGGGATGAGCGCGCGGACGTGGGCCATCCTGTTACGGGAGCTGGGGATAGGCGAGGCTCACCCGCAGACACTCCTGCGGCTCATAAAGCGTCTTCGTGAGGAGAAGGAGCAGTGGCGGAGGCGGCCGCTTGGTGGGGTGAAGGCGCTCGTGCTGGATGGAGTGTGGGCAAAGAGGCGTGGGAGGGGTCAGAAGAAGCTGGTTGTCCTGAGTGCCGTGGGGGTGAAGGAGGACGGATCTCATGAGCTCCTCGACTGGGTCGTTGCGGAGCAGGAGGACCGAGCGAGCTACGAGCGACTCCTTACCGGGCTCTACGAGCGGGGGCTTGAGGAGGTGGAGCTGGTGGTGGCCGATGAGGCAGAAGGCATCTGGCAGGCGGTGGAGACCGTGTATCCCGAGGCGAAAAAGCAGATATGTCTGTGGCACCTGCAGGGTACGCTTGAGCAGAAGCTCCTGCAGGACATGGGGGAACGGAAGGGGAAGAACGCAGACCTCCAGAAGGAGAGGCGAGCTTTTCGAGCGGAGTACTGGAAGCTCTTTGAGGCAGGAGGGAAGGAGGACGCAGCACGTGCGTTGGAGGCATTCGTGAAGAAGTGGGCGGCGAAGGCTCCCCGGATGACGGCCTCCCTCCTGTGGCGGAAGGAGCGGCTCTTCTCCTATCTGGAGTTACCCTATGAGTGGAAGGAGAAGGTGAGGACGAGCAACCTTGCGGAGAACATGTTTCGGCACATGAGAAGCTTTCTACGGAGGTATCCTGGGTATATGAGCCATGCCCATGCAGATGAGGTGGTAGGCCTCTACGTGGTGGGCATGCAGGTGATACAAGAGGTGGGGAGACGCACCCCTTATCAGCTCCAGCTCAATTTCAACACTCCTCCTTGA
- a CDS encoding transposase has product MKKRTWTTEEKLAIVLEGLRGERQIAEICREHQISQTMYYRWRDRFLEGGTRALADGRKEKDTYRAKIEQLEKIIAKQAIQIEILKKTKELLGR; this is encoded by the coding sequence ATGAAGAAGCGGACATGGACCACTGAAGAGAAACTTGCGATCGTCCTGGAAGGACTCCGAGGCGAACGGCAGATCGCCGAGATCTGCCGGGAACACCAGATCAGCCAGACGATGTACTACCGATGGCGGGACAGGTTTCTGGAAGGGGGCACGAGAGCCCTTGCAGACGGCAGGAAGGAGAAGGACACCTATCGAGCGAAGATAGAGCAGCTTGAGAAGATCATAGCGAAGCAGGCGATCCAGATCGAGATACTAAAAAAAACGAAGGAGCTGTTGGGGAGATAG
- a CDS encoding transposase — MLENLPDEELMQQLEQRRGRGRNEYPVRAMWNSLVAGIVFQHPSIEQLRRELLRNGQLRDLCGFDPTRGSDAVPSASAYSRFLSTLRKRSIREALVRVFTSLVDQCYRELPGFGRRLGADGKGIASVARRRGKGAGDRRGEHDADWGCHEYVYQNERGEVQKSVKKWFGFTVHLLADTAYELPVAFTVSRASKHEVPVMRKLIRSLDRHRPHILKAAEVFTADRGYDDGTLIDLLWHEHRIKPVIDIRNLWKDGEQTRLVPGTRNVVYDYQGTVSCVCMATGTQREMAYRGFEEKRGTLKYGCPAVHYGYGCEGKASCPLASCIRIPLSTDRRVFTPLAQSSYRWKREYAKRTALERIHSRLDRSFSLELHTIRGQEKLSVHLTLVFSVMSALALGRVRENQPNQMRSLVRPAA, encoded by the coding sequence GTGTTGGAGAACCTGCCGGATGAGGAACTGATGCAGCAGCTGGAACAGAGGCGGGGGAGAGGCCGGAATGAGTATCCGGTACGGGCGATGTGGAACTCGCTCGTTGCGGGGATAGTGTTTCAGCACCCGAGCATCGAGCAGCTACGCCGGGAGCTCTTGCGGAACGGGCAACTGAGGGACCTGTGTGGATTTGATCCTACCCGGGGAAGCGATGCGGTACCCAGTGCCAGCGCGTACAGCCGGTTTCTTTCCACCTTGAGGAAGCGGAGTATCCGGGAAGCACTGGTAAGGGTGTTTACCAGCCTGGTGGATCAGTGCTACCGGGAGCTGCCTGGATTTGGGCGGCGGCTGGGAGCCGATGGGAAGGGGATAGCAAGCGTTGCCCGTCGAAGGGGGAAGGGTGCCGGAGACCGGCGAGGGGAGCACGATGCGGACTGGGGGTGTCATGAGTATGTGTATCAGAATGAACGGGGGGAGGTGCAGAAGTCGGTAAAGAAATGGTTCGGGTTTACGGTGCACCTCCTTGCGGATACAGCGTATGAACTGCCGGTGGCCTTTACGGTGAGTCGGGCCTCAAAGCACGAGGTGCCGGTGATGCGAAAGCTGATTCGGTCCCTGGATCGCCATCGGCCGCATATACTCAAGGCGGCGGAAGTGTTCACGGCCGACCGGGGCTATGATGATGGCACGTTGATAGATCTGTTGTGGCACGAGCACCGGATCAAACCGGTCATCGATATTCGCAACCTGTGGAAAGATGGAGAACAGACCAGGCTGGTCCCGGGGACAAGAAATGTGGTGTATGACTACCAAGGGACGGTGAGTTGTGTCTGTATGGCCACGGGGACGCAGCGGGAGATGGCCTACCGGGGATTTGAAGAGAAGCGGGGCACGTTGAAGTACGGCTGTCCTGCGGTGCACTATGGGTATGGATGTGAGGGCAAAGCCTCCTGTCCCTTGGCCTCCTGTATTCGGATCCCCCTCTCCACGGACCGCAGAGTCTTCACGCCTCTCGCCCAGTCTTCGTATCGGTGGAAGCGGGAGTATGCCAAGCGAACGGCCTTGGAGCGGATCCACAGCCGGCTGGATCGAAGCTTTAGCCTGGAACTCCACACGATCCGGGGGCAGGAGAAACTGTCGGTTCACCTTACGCTGGTGTTTTCTGTCATGAGTGCCCTTGCCCTGGGACGAGTGCGAGAGAACCAGCCAAACCAGATGCGCTCCCTGGTCAGGCCTGCGGCCTAA
- a CDS encoding NADase-type glycan-binding domain-containing protein → MSSGIGNSEDFIVNYGETERILFMRIAEDKLYFYINPYMERYKSVWIYREMIEEEDDGYMYATVEGVKIRLVWGGGWSIYHPLDTKGSMCVTWAMEPYKILEFTREGKWEEKGFFEEDGKPIGGIPDEPGVEWLGVSSYLREKVRGREIHYTGEKMVELFVLHRTPSYIENWYFNCASVEPWVEGVEGPGIGEKIRIRFKGRRVRVDGDLIGEVEGEGEGADRFVVLNGFVDPLRPHLYKMNNRVKRAVIRSVDGGEPFEVEVAFPDVVKFHVVKLPRAAKEVEFEIREVYRGTKWDDTCVTGFFLERVWDTRVRGTWEPAREVAEWERSKKK, encoded by the coding sequence ATGAGCAGTGGTATTGGTAACTCAGAAGATTTTATTGTGAATTATGGAGAGACAGAGAGGATACTTTTTATGAGAATTGCAGAGGATAAACTGTATTTTTACATCAATCCCTACATGGAAAGATATAAATCTGTGTGGATATACAGAGAAATGATTGAGGAAGAAGACGACGGGTATATGTACGCAACAGTAGAAGGGGTAAAGATAAGACTGGTTTGGGGTGGCGGATGGAGTATCTATCACCCACTTGATACCAAGGGGAGTATGTGTGTGACATGGGCTATGGAACCTTACAAAATTTTGGAGTTCACCCGTGAGGGAAAATGGGAAGAAAAAGGATTTTTTGAAGAAGATGGGAAGCCTATAGGAGGTATCCCCGATGAGCCAGGTGTGGAGTGGCTTGGGGTATCCTCGTATCTGCGGGAAAAGGTGAGAGGGAGGGAAATACACTATACAGGTGAAAAGATGGTAGAACTTTTTGTGTTACATAGAACACCCTCATATATAGAAAACTGGTATTTTAACTGTGCGAGTGTAGAACCGTGGGTTGAAGGAGTGGAAGGTCCTGGCATAGGGGAGAAGATCCGGATTAGGTTTAAAGGGCGTCGCGTGAGAGTGGATGGGGATTTGATTGGAGAGGTTGAGGGAGAAGGTGAGGGAGCTGATCGGTTTGTGGTGTTGAACGGGTTTGTGGATCCTTTACGGCCGCACCTGTACAAGATGAACAACCGGGTGAAGCGTGCGGTGATACGGTCGGTGGACGGGGGTGAGCCGTTTGAGGTGGAGGTGGCGTTTCCTGATGTGGTGAAGTTTCACGTGGTGAAGCTGCCGCGGGCGGCGAAGGAGGTGGAGTTTGAGATCAGGGAGGTGTACAGGGGGACGAAGTGGGACGACACGTGCGTGACGGGGTTTTTCCTTGAGCGGGTTTGGGATACTCGTGTGAGAGGGACCTGGGAACCTGCAAGGGAGGTAGCGGAGTGGGAGAGGAGTAAGAAGAAGTAA
- a CDS encoding macro domain-containing protein: MARITYRDIVIETRQGDIASQPDLEAIVNAANAMLMPGGGVAGAIHRAAGPGLAEECRTYAPIKPGEAVITGGHNLPNRYVIHTLGPVYGQDKPEADILARCYENSLTLCEKHQIESVGFPAISTGVFGYPMREAAEVAFATIKSMIEKGLTYPKRIVFVLYRSQDQALHDEVLSRIFPSS, encoded by the coding sequence ATGGCGAGGATCACCTACAGGGACATCGTGATAGAGACACGACAGGGGGACATCGCCTCACAACCCGACCTTGAGGCGATCGTGAACGCGGCCAATGCCATGCTCATGCCGGGTGGAGGGGTCGCAGGTGCCATTCACCGCGCCGCAGGCCCAGGGCTCGCAGAGGAGTGTCGCACATACGCGCCCATCAAGCCCGGTGAGGCGGTGATCACCGGAGGTCACAATCTCCCAAATCGTTACGTCATTCACACCCTCGGGCCTGTCTACGGCCAGGACAAGCCTGAGGCCGACATTCTCGCCCGGTGTTATGAAAACTCCCTCACGTTGTGCGAGAAACACCAGATAGAGAGTGTGGGGTTTCCCGCCATCTCCACCGGTGTCTTCGGCTATCCCATGAGAGAGGCGGCCGAGGTGGCCTTTGCCACGATCAAATCGATGATCGAGAAGGGGCTCACCTACCCCAAGAGGATCGTCTTCGTCCTCTACCGGTCCCAGGACCAGGCCCTCCACGACGAGGTGCTCTCCCGCATCTTCCCCTCGTCATGA
- a CDS encoding ATP-binding protein, which yields MKRTIITIDEDLCTGCGECIPNCPEGALQIIDGKARLISDLFCDGLGACIGHCPVGAISFEEREAEPYDERAVIANIVKQGPEVIRAHLTHLAEHGEEEYLSEAIAYLHEHHIPVPEYRPAVPHAFAGCPSSVARTIERAEEPSQISTPSALSQWPIQLHLVHPEAPFFRGAHLLVAADCTAFALGGFHPQLLAGRKLLIACPKLDEGQDVYLEKLSHLFTHARPASITVAIMEVPCCRGLLYLVEEALKRSGTEVPLSLTVVSIDGELISREQITL from the coding sequence ATGAAGCGTACGATCATCACCATAGACGAGGACCTGTGTACCGGATGCGGGGAGTGCATCCCCAATTGTCCGGAAGGGGCGCTCCAGATCATCGACGGAAAGGCGCGCCTCATAAGCGACCTGTTCTGCGATGGGCTGGGGGCCTGCATCGGCCACTGCCCGGTGGGGGCCATCAGCTTCGAGGAACGTGAGGCCGAGCCCTACGACGAGCGGGCCGTCATCGCGAACATCGTGAAGCAGGGCCCGGAGGTGATCCGCGCCCACCTCACCCACCTCGCGGAACACGGCGAGGAGGAGTACCTCTCCGAGGCGATTGCCTACCTTCATGAGCACCACATCCCGGTGCCGGAGTACAGGCCCGCCGTGCCCCATGCCTTTGCGGGTTGTCCCTCGAGCGTGGCGCGCACCATCGAGCGGGCAGAAGAGCCATCCCAGATCTCCACACCTTCCGCTCTCTCCCAGTGGCCCATCCAGCTCCACCTCGTCCATCCGGAGGCACCATTCTTCAGGGGAGCCCATCTGCTGGTGGCAGCCGACTGCACGGCCTTCGCCCTCGGCGGATTCCACCCCCAGCTCCTCGCAGGGAGGAAACTCCTCATCGCCTGTCCCAAGCTCGACGAAGGCCAGGACGTGTACCTCGAGAAACTCTCCCACCTCTTCACCCATGCCCGTCCTGCGAGCATCACGGTGGCCATCATGGAGGTTCCCTGCTGCAGGGGACTCCTCTACCTCGTGGAAGAGGCCCTGAAGCGATCGGGTACCGAGGTGCCACTCTCTCTCACCGTAGTGAGCATAGACGGTGAGCTCATATCCAGGGAGCAGATCACTCTCTGA
- a CDS encoding RCC1 domain-containing protein produces MKRAVVFVMVLLMVGVVSGEEEWKEWVEDWVGEWVKVMEGVREVAAERYSSVVLKKDGSLWGVGPLAKWLMGREEEVRKWVKIREWDGVKDIAMGGGHILVLKEDGTVWGIGSNVYGQLGLVEEDKWDREKWVRMEWVKVAEGVVKIAARSVHSFIIKEDGSLWVAGWEEETKFGVEPAMNWKEGFGWKKVMEGVVDVATGESHALALKADGSVWVVGENHSGQLGVGGRRGREEWTKVMEGAKAVWAGGDQSFVLKEDGSVWGAGRNDMGIMGVRMKEKSYGMGEEYVWRWTKVFEGDVKEVATGGWHTLLLKEDGSVWVPEESVWLSKGGWMERDPAYPWVKVMEGAKAMAAGQWHAFVLKEDGSLWGMGENGDGQLGIEGVEGE; encoded by the coding sequence ATGAAGAGAGCAGTGGTGTTCGTGATGGTCCTGTTGATGGTGGGAGTGGTGAGTGGAGAGGAGGAGTGGAAGGAGTGGGTGGAGGACTGGGTGGGGGAGTGGGTGAAGGTGATGGAGGGGGTGAGGGAGGTGGCGGCTGAGAGGTACAGTTCGGTGGTGCTGAAGAAGGATGGGAGCTTGTGGGGGGTGGGGCCGTTGGCGAAGTGGCTGATGGGGAGGGAGGAGGAGGTGCGGAAGTGGGTGAAGATACGGGAGTGGGATGGGGTGAAGGACATAGCCATGGGCGGAGGTCACATTCTGGTGTTGAAGGAGGATGGGACTGTGTGGGGGATAGGATCGAACGTATATGGGCAGCTTGGGCTTGTGGAGGAGGACAAGTGGGACAGGGAGAAGTGGGTGAGGATGGAGTGGGTGAAGGTGGCGGAGGGGGTGGTGAAGATCGCAGCGCGTTCGGTGCATTCGTTTATAATAAAGGAGGATGGGAGCCTGTGGGTAGCGGGGTGGGAGGAGGAGACAAAGTTTGGAGTGGAGCCTGCGATGAATTGGAAGGAGGGGTTTGGATGGAAGAAGGTGATGGAGGGGGTAGTGGACGTGGCGACAGGGGAGTCTCACGCGCTGGCGTTGAAGGCGGATGGGAGTGTGTGGGTGGTGGGGGAGAACCATTCAGGGCAGCTTGGGGTGGGGGGGAGGAGGGGGAGAGAGGAGTGGACGAAGGTGATGGAGGGTGCGAAGGCGGTGTGGGCGGGAGGGGACCAGTCATTTGTGCTGAAGGAGGATGGGAGCGTATGGGGTGCTGGAAGGAACGACATGGGGATAATGGGGGTGAGAATGAAGGAGAAGAGCTATGGGATGGGCGAGGAATATGTGTGGAGGTGGACGAAGGTATTCGAGGGGGATGTGAAGGAGGTGGCGACGGGGGGGTGGCACACGCTTCTGTTGAAGGAGGATGGGAGTGTGTGGGTACCCGAGGAGAGTGTATGGCTGTCTAAGGGGGGATGGATGGAGAGGGATCCTGCCTATCCATGGGTGAAGGTGATGGAGGGGGCCAAGGCGATGGCGGCAGGGCAGTGGCACGCGTTTGTGCTGAAGGAGGATGGGAGCTTATGGGGGATGGGGGAGAATGGGGATGGGCAGTTGGGGATTGAGGGAGTGGAAGGGGAGTAG
- a CDS encoding ABC transporter ATP-binding protein translates to METIVRVEHCHKTYGTFRALTDLSFSAGRGECVALLGPNGAGKTTMIKILYGKARRDPHPETRVEVFGLDPEEHELTIKQRTGVVQQENNLDDELNVVQNLKIFARFYRMKPSRARARIEELLEFMELSEKRDQPVKALSGGMKRRLVIARALLNQPELLFLDEPTTGLDPQVRQLIWDRIRALTRQGVTVLLTTHYMEEAYHIADRIIIMDHGKSLLEGNPRELVEKHIEPQVVEVLIPSYTPPSGDSLRVEHSEERTLVYAPSREELETFTAELPAGSYFIRPSTLEDLFLKITGRRLKDGQ, encoded by the coding sequence ATGGAAACGATCGTACGGGTGGAACACTGCCACAAGACCTATGGAACCTTCCGGGCCCTCACCGATCTCTCCTTCTCCGCCGGACGGGGCGAGTGCGTGGCACTCCTCGGCCCCAATGGGGCGGGGAAGACCACCATGATCAAGATCCTCTACGGCAAGGCACGCCGTGATCCGCACCCCGAGACCCGGGTGGAAGTCTTCGGGCTCGACCCGGAGGAACACGAACTCACCATCAAACAGCGTACCGGCGTGGTGCAGCAGGAGAATAACCTCGACGACGAACTCAACGTGGTGCAGAACCTCAAGATCTTCGCACGTTTTTACAGGATGAAACCCTCCCGCGCCAGAGCGCGCATCGAAGAGCTCCTGGAGTTCATGGAGCTTTCGGAGAAGAGGGATCAGCCGGTGAAGGCCCTCTCCGGCGGGATGAAACGGAGACTCGTCATCGCCCGGGCCCTCCTCAATCAGCCCGAGCTTCTCTTCCTCGATGAACCCACCACGGGGCTCGATCCGCAGGTGCGCCAACTCATCTGGGACAGGATTCGGGCCCTCACCAGACAGGGAGTGACGGTCCTCCTCACCACCCACTACATGGAGGAGGCCTACCACATCGCCGACAGGATCATCATCATGGACCACGGCAAGTCGCTCCTCGAAGGCAACCCGAGGGAACTCGTGGAGAAGCACATAGAACCCCAGGTGGTGGAGGTCCTCATCCCCTCCTACACCCCGCCGTCGGGCGATTCCCTCAGAGTGGAACATTCCGAGGAGCGGACCCTCGTCTACGCCCCCTCGAGAGAGGAACTCGAAACCTTTACCGCCGAACTCCCGGCCGGGAGCTATTTCATCCGCCCCTCCACACTCGAGGACCTGTTTCTCAAGATCACCGGAAGGAGGCTGAAAGATGGTCAATGA
- a CDS encoding Crp/Fnr family transcriptional regulator, giving the protein MNARKDTSAPLPPLLRRLLQVPLFSPLSPHEARTAFTRALPTLHPFRRTQILLLQEEPYTALWVLLEGSCAGEIVDPEGRTITVERFDAPSVLAPAVLFAPDPRLPVQVRALTSGKAAIFQKEDLLLLFRHYPVLLSSFLADVSDKLLALSRRLSFLTLLSLRERLSRYLLSLPADPDGTVTLPSTVEHLATYLGTTRPSLSRLFSQLRRGGLIEKTGRRVRILDRGALTRILTDRR; this is encoded by the coding sequence ATGAATGCCAGGAAGGATACCTCCGCCCCCCTCCCCCCTCTCCTCCGTCGCCTCCTCCAGGTCCCCCTCTTCTCCCCCCTCTCCCCACACGAAGCCCGCACCGCCTTCACGCGCGCTCTCCCCACCCTCCACCCTTTTCGCCGCACTCAGATCCTCCTCCTCCAGGAGGAACCCTACACCGCGCTCTGGGTCCTCCTCGAGGGCTCCTGTGCAGGGGAGATCGTCGACCCCGAGGGCAGAACCATCACCGTGGAGCGCTTTGACGCACCCTCGGTCCTCGCCCCTGCCGTGCTCTTCGCCCCCGACCCCCGGCTTCCCGTGCAGGTCCGCGCCCTCACCTCAGGGAAGGCCGCGATTTTCCAGAAAGAGGACCTCCTTCTTCTCTTCCGCCACTATCCGGTCCTCCTCTCCTCCTTCCTCGCCGACGTCTCCGACAAGCTCCTCGCCCTCTCCCGCCGCCTCTCGTTCCTCACCCTCCTCTCCCTCCGTGAACGCCTCTCCCGCTATCTGCTCTCCCTGCCCGCCGATCCCGACGGCACCGTGACCCTCCCCTCCACCGTGGAACACCTTGCCACCTATCTCGGTACCACGCGCCCCTCGCTCTCCCGCCTCTTTTCCCAGCTTCGCCGGGGAGGACTCATCGAAAAGACGGGCAGGCGTGTGCGCATCCTCGACCGCGGGGCCCTCACCCGCATCCTCACCGATCGCCGGTAG
- the hcp gene encoding hydroxylamine reductase: protein MSMFCFQCQEAARGTGCEIRGVCGKTDEVSNLQDVLIHVLKGVAFYHRAAREAGIESQKAEDLIIEGLFTTVTNVNFDPDDFVKRIHQALHVRETLRKSLHESGIRLQEPDFARWHEGSPTEWKRKGYTWGPRRTEDPDVRSLKELLLYGIKGMAAYTHHAAVLGYRDERIISFIERALLATEDTTLSPNELIDMVMECGRTGLLAMELLDEANTSTYGNPEVSTVNLGVRNRPGILVSGHDLKDLEDLLEQSKDAGIDIYTHGEMLPAHYYPFFKRYPHFAGNYGNAWWKQVEEFEAFGGPILMTTNCLVPPPANATYRSRLYTTGPVRYPGARHIPERTPGARKDFSRLIEHAKTCPPPTQLEEGTIVGGFAHHQVAAVADKVLEAIKTGKITRFVVMAGCDGRSPSRSYYTEFARSLPQDAVILTAGCAKYRYNKLPLGEIDGIPRVLDAGQCNDSYSLIKTALTLKEALGLTSVNDLPIVYNIAWYEQKAVIVLLALLSLGVKRIHLGPSLPAFLSERVRDILIREFEIGTIATVDDDLDRMLGAAMV from the coding sequence ATGAGTATGTTCTGTTTCCAGTGTCAGGAGGCTGCCCGCGGCACAGGATGCGAGATCCGCGGGGTGTGCGGCAAGACTGACGAGGTATCGAACCTGCAAGATGTGCTCATTCACGTGCTTAAGGGAGTCGCTTTCTATCACAGAGCTGCCCGTGAGGCCGGCATTGAATCGCAGAAAGCTGAAGACCTCATTATCGAAGGACTCTTCACCACGGTCACCAACGTGAACTTCGACCCCGACGACTTCGTGAAAAGGATCCACCAGGCACTCCACGTCCGTGAAACCTTGAGGAAGAGCCTCCATGAGTCTGGTATTCGGCTGCAAGAGCCTGATTTCGCCCGATGGCACGAGGGCAGTCCCACCGAATGGAAGAGAAAGGGATACACGTGGGGACCGAGGCGGACTGAAGATCCGGATGTACGGTCGCTCAAAGAGCTCCTTCTCTACGGTATCAAAGGTATGGCTGCCTACACCCACCATGCTGCAGTCCTCGGCTACAGGGACGAGAGGATCATCTCCTTCATCGAGAGGGCATTGCTCGCCACAGAAGATACCACTCTCTCTCCCAACGAGCTCATCGATATGGTGATGGAGTGCGGCCGCACAGGTCTTCTCGCCATGGAGCTTCTCGACGAGGCCAACACATCCACCTATGGGAATCCCGAGGTGAGCACCGTGAACCTTGGGGTGAGGAACAGGCCGGGGATCCTGGTGAGCGGACACGACCTCAAGGATCTCGAGGACCTCCTCGAACAGTCGAAGGATGCGGGCATCGACATTTACACCCACGGAGAGATGCTCCCGGCCCACTACTATCCTTTCTTCAAGAGGTATCCTCATTTCGCCGGCAACTATGGAAACGCATGGTGGAAACAGGTGGAGGAGTTCGAGGCTTTCGGCGGCCCCATCCTCATGACCACCAACTGCCTCGTGCCGCCCCCTGCGAACGCCACCTACCGTTCCAGACTCTACACCACCGGTCCGGTGCGGTATCCCGGCGCGCGTCACATCCCTGAGAGGACACCAGGGGCTCGAAAGGACTTCTCGCGCCTTATCGAACACGCAAAGACCTGTCCACCTCCTACCCAGCTTGAGGAGGGCACCATCGTAGGGGGCTTCGCCCACCACCAGGTAGCGGCAGTGGCGGACAAGGTACTCGAGGCGATAAAGACCGGCAAGATCACCCGGTTCGTGGTGATGGCGGGCTGCGACGGCCGATCCCCCTCGCGCTCATACTACACCGAGTTCGCACGGAGCCTCCCCCAGGACGCCGTGATCCTGACCGCAGGGTGTGCGAAATATCGATACAACAAGCTCCCGCTGGGAGAGATCGACGGAATACCCCGTGTCCTCGACGCAGGGCAGTGCAACGACAGCTACTCGCTCATCAAGACCGCCCTCACCCTCAAGGAAGCGCTGGGCCTCACATCGGTGAACGATCTTCCCATCGTCTACAATATCGCCTGGTACGAACAGAAGGCGGTCATCGTCCTCCTCGCCCTCCTCTCCCTCGGGGTGAAACGCATTCACCTCGGTCCTTCTCTCCCCGCCTTTCTCTCCGAGAGAGTACGCGACATCCTCATCAGAGAATTCGAAATCGGCACCATCGCCACGGTGGACGATGATCTCGACCGGATGCTCGGTGCTGCAATGGTCTAG
- a CDS encoding NIF3 1 — MPRLYKVEWYVPVEHAEKVKEAVFAAGAGRYEAYDSCAWQTEGTGQFRPLEGSDPFIGEKGKVEHVREVKVECICREEVLKNVLRALVEAHPYEEPAYGAFPLITLEDLT, encoded by the coding sequence ATGCCGCGTCTCTATAAGGTGGAATGGTACGTGCCTGTGGAGCATGCAGAGAAGGTGAAGGAGGCGGTCTTTGCCGCCGGAGCCGGGCGGTACGAGGCCTACGACAGTTGTGCCTGGCAGACCGAGGGAACGGGCCAGTTCCGACCCCTCGAGGGGAGCGATCCGTTCATCGGCGAAAAGGGAAAGGTGGAGCACGTACGGGAGGTGAAGGTGGAGTGCATCTGCAGGGAAGAGGTGCTGAAGAACGTGTTACGTGCCCTCGTGGAGGCCCACCCCTACGAGGAACCGGCCTACGGCGCTTTTCCGCTCATCACGCTGGAGGACCTCACGTAG